In a single window of the Pongo abelii isolate AG06213 chromosome 1, NHGRI_mPonAbe1-v2.0_pri, whole genome shotgun sequence genome:
- the RABGGTB gene encoding geranylgeranyl transferase type-2 subunit beta isoform X3, producing the protein MGTPQKDVIIKSDAPDTLLLEKHADYIASYGSKKDDYILTLYDSINVIDVNKVVEYVKGLQKEDGSFAGDIWGEIDTRFSFCAVATLALLRKLDAINVEKAIEFVLSCMNFDGGFGCRPGSESHAGQIYCCTGFLAITSQLHQVNSDLLGWWLCERQLPSGGLNGRPEKLPDVCYSWWVLASLKIIGRLHWIDREKLRNFILACQDEETGGFADRPGDMVDPFHTLFGIAGLSLLGEEQIKPVNPVFCMPEEVLQRVNVQPELVS; encoded by the exons ATG ggcaCTCCACAGAAGGATGTTATTATCAAGTCAGATGCACCAGACACTCTCTTATTGGAGAAACATGCAGATTATATCGCATCCTATGGCTCAAAAAAAGATGattat ATTCTTACGCTGTATGACAGTATTAATGTTATCGACGTAAATAAAGTTGTGGAATATGTTAAAGGTCTACAGAAAGAAGATGGTTCTTTTGCTGGAGATATTTGGG GAGAAATTGACACAAGATTCTCTTTTTGTGCGGTGGCAACTTTGGCTTTGTTG aGGAAGCTTGATGCTATTAATGTGGAAAAGGCAATCGAATTTGTTTTATCCTGTATGAACTTTGACGGTGGGTTTGGTTGCAGACCAGGTTCTGAATCCCATGCTGGGCAG ATCTATTGTTGCACAGGATTTCTGGCTATTACAAGTCAGTTGCATCAAGTAAATTCTGATTTACTTGGCTGGTGGCTTTGTGAACGACAGTTACCCTCAGGCGGGCTCAATGGAAGGCCGGAGAAG TTACCAGATGTATGCTATTCATGGTGGGTCCTGGCTTCCCTAAAGATAATTGGAAGACTTCATTGGATTGATAGAGAGAAACTGCGTAATTTCATCTTAGCATGTCAAGATGAAGAAACGGGGGGATTTGCAGACAGGCCAGGAGATATG gtGGATCCTTTTCATACCTTAtttggaattgctggattgtcACTTTTGGGAGAAGAACAGATTAAACCTGTTAATCCTGTCTTTTGCATGCCTGAAGAAGTGCTTCAGAGAGTGAATGTTCAGCCTGAGCTAGTGAGCTAG
- the RABGGTB gene encoding geranylgeranyl transferase type-2 subunit beta isoform X1, protein MGTPQKDVIIKSDAPDTLLLEKHADYIASYGSKKDDYEYCMSEYLRMSGIYWGLTVMDLMGQLHRMNREEILAFIKSCQHECGGISASIGHDPHLLYTLSAVQILTLYDSINVIDVNKVVEYVKGLQKEDGSFAGDIWGEIDTRFSFCAVATLALLRKLDAINVEKAIEFVLSCMNFDGGFGCRPGSESHAGQIYCCTGFLAITSQLHQVNSDLLGWWLCERQLPSGGLNGRPEKLPDVCYSWWVLASLKIIGRLHWIDREKLRNFILACQDEETGGFADRPGDMVDPFHTLFGIAGLSLLGEEQIKPVNPVFCMPEEVLQRVNVQPELVS, encoded by the exons ATG ggcaCTCCACAGAAGGATGTTATTATCAAGTCAGATGCACCAGACACTCTCTTATTGGAGAAACATGCAGATTATATCGCATCCTATGGCTCAAAAAAAGATGattat gAATACTGTATGTCTGAGTATTTGAGAATGAGTGGCATCTATTGGGGTCTAACAGTAATGGATCTCATGGGACAACTTCATCGCATGAATAGAGAAGAGATTCTGGCATTTATTAAGTCTTGCCAACATGAATGTGGTGGAATAAGTGCTAGTATCGGACATGATCCTCATCTTTTATACACTCTTAGTGCTGTCCAG ATTCTTACGCTGTATGACAGTATTAATGTTATCGACGTAAATAAAGTTGTGGAATATGTTAAAGGTCTACAGAAAGAAGATGGTTCTTTTGCTGGAGATATTTGGG GAGAAATTGACACAAGATTCTCTTTTTGTGCGGTGGCAACTTTGGCTTTGTTG aGGAAGCTTGATGCTATTAATGTGGAAAAGGCAATCGAATTTGTTTTATCCTGTATGAACTTTGACGGTGGGTTTGGTTGCAGACCAGGTTCTGAATCCCATGCTGGGCAG ATCTATTGTTGCACAGGATTTCTGGCTATTACAAGTCAGTTGCATCAAGTAAATTCTGATTTACTTGGCTGGTGGCTTTGTGAACGACAGTTACCCTCAGGCGGGCTCAATGGAAGGCCGGAGAAG TTACCAGATGTATGCTATTCATGGTGGGTCCTGGCTTCCCTAAAGATAATTGGAAGACTTCATTGGATTGATAGAGAGAAACTGCGTAATTTCATCTTAGCATGTCAAGATGAAGAAACGGGGGGATTTGCAGACAGGCCAGGAGATATG gtGGATCCTTTTCATACCTTAtttggaattgctggattgtcACTTTTGGGAGAAGAACAGATTAAACCTGTTAATCCTGTCTTTTGCATGCCTGAAGAAGTGCTTCAGAGAGTGAATGTTCAGCCTGAGCTAGTGAGCTAG
- the RABGGTB gene encoding geranylgeranyl transferase type-2 subunit beta isoform X2, with amino-acid sequence MSEYLRMSGIYWGLTVMDLMGQLHRMNREEILAFIKSCQHECGGISASIGHDPHLLYTLSAVQILTLYDSINVIDVNKVVEYVKGLQKEDGSFAGDIWGEIDTRFSFCAVATLALLRKLDAINVEKAIEFVLSCMNFDGGFGCRPGSESHAGQIYCCTGFLAITSQLHQVNSDLLGWWLCERQLPSGGLNGRPEKLPDVCYSWWVLASLKIIGRLHWIDREKLRNFILACQDEETGGFADRPGDMVDPFHTLFGIAGLSLLGEEQIKPVNPVFCMPEEVLQRVNVQPELVS; translated from the exons ATGTCTGAGTATTTGAGAATGAGTGGCATCTATTGGGGTCTAACAGTAATGGATCTCATGGGACAACTTCATCGCATGAATAGAGAAGAGATTCTGGCATTTATTAAGTCTTGCCAACATGAATGTGGTGGAATAAGTGCTAGTATCGGACATGATCCTCATCTTTTATACACTCTTAGTGCTGTCCAG ATTCTTACGCTGTATGACAGTATTAATGTTATCGACGTAAATAAAGTTGTGGAATATGTTAAAGGTCTACAGAAAGAAGATGGTTCTTTTGCTGGAGATATTTGGG GAGAAATTGACACAAGATTCTCTTTTTGTGCGGTGGCAACTTTGGCTTTGTTG aGGAAGCTTGATGCTATTAATGTGGAAAAGGCAATCGAATTTGTTTTATCCTGTATGAACTTTGACGGTGGGTTTGGTTGCAGACCAGGTTCTGAATCCCATGCTGGGCAG ATCTATTGTTGCACAGGATTTCTGGCTATTACAAGTCAGTTGCATCAAGTAAATTCTGATTTACTTGGCTGGTGGCTTTGTGAACGACAGTTACCCTCAGGCGGGCTCAATGGAAGGCCGGAGAAG TTACCAGATGTATGCTATTCATGGTGGGTCCTGGCTTCCCTAAAGATAATTGGAAGACTTCATTGGATTGATAGAGAGAAACTGCGTAATTTCATCTTAGCATGTCAAGATGAAGAAACGGGGGGATTTGCAGACAGGCCAGGAGATATG gtGGATCCTTTTCATACCTTAtttggaattgctggattgtcACTTTTGGGAGAAGAACAGATTAAACCTGTTAATCCTGTCTTTTGCATGCCTGAAGAAGTGCTTCAGAGAGTGAATGTTCAGCCTGAGCTAGTGAGCTAG